Proteins found in one Panicum hallii strain FIL2 chromosome 4, PHallii_v3.1, whole genome shotgun sequence genomic segment:
- the LOC112889634 gene encoding 40S ribosomal protein S15a-5-like has protein sequence MGRRILNDALRTMVNADRRGNATALLQPISGVMVSFLNIMKHRGYIKNFEVIDPHRVGKINVELHGRIKDCKALTYRQDLRAKEIEQYRVRMLPTRQWGYVVITTPNGVLDHEEAIRQNVGGQVLGYFH, from the exons ATGGGGCGGCGGATCCTGAACGACGCGCTGCGCACGATGGTCAACGCGGACCGCCGGGGGAATGCCACGGCGCTCCTCCAGCCAATCTCCGGCGTCATGGTCTCCTTCCTCAACATCATGAAGCACCGAG GGTATATAAAAAACTTCGAGGTCATTGATCCGCATAGAGTCGGGAAAATTAATGTGGAGCTTCATGGACGTATCAAAGATTGCAAAGCTCTTACTTACAGGCAAGACCTCAGAGCTAAGGAGATAGAACAATACAGAGTTCGGATGCTCCCAACACGACAg TGGGGCTATGTTGTGATCACTACTCCGAACGGTGTTTTGGATCATGAGGAAGCAATCAGGCAGAACGTGGGGGGTCAGGTCCTCGGTTATTTCCATTGA
- the LOC112890274 gene encoding histone deacetylase HDT2: MVVALGPGRFYGSSLPRPRFFPGDRVDPPPSVTEPLLAWAQEAHWSMGGLGVKRLRLQGRIEGSIDKLRRRARRDARAKARAAGHKPASLAALGSDDDASDGDSDAEEAAAQERILKREVVDDDEDSDGSDQSEEEEEEDDEPLATIATAAKKKRARKLSDEFDRIAAQQQLEKKQKAAAAAPARTSPRRQASAPAAKAPARASPKRKASAQAARASPRRKAAAPAAPVAGARRTSPRNKN, encoded by the coding sequence ATGGTGGTGGCGCTGGGACCCGGCCGGTTCTACGGCAGCAGCCTCCCGCGGCCGCGCTTCTTCCCCGGCGACCGCGTCGACCCGCCGCCGTCCGTCACCGAGCCGCTCCTCGCCTGGGCGCAGGAGGCGCACTGGTCCATGGGCGGCCTCGGCGTCAAGCGCCTCCGCCTCCAGGGCCGCATCGAGGGGTCCATCgacaagctccgccgccgcgcgcgccgcgacGCCAGGGCCAAGGCGCGTGCCGCCGGCCACAAGCCCGCGTCGCTCGCCGCGCTCGGCTCCGACGACGACGCCAGCGACGGGGACTCCGatgcggaggaggcggcggcgcaggagcggaTTCTGAAGCGGGAGGtcgtcgacgacgacgaggactcCGACGGGTCCGACCAgtcggaggaagaggaggaggaggacgatgaGCCCCTCGCGACCATCGCCACCGCTGCCAAGAAGAAGCGCGCGAGGAAGCTCAGCGACGAGTTTGACCGCATTGCCGCGCAGCAGCAGCTGGAGAAGAAGcagaaggcggcggccgcggcgccggcgaggacgTCCCCGAGGAGGCAGGCTTCCGCACCAGCGGCAAAGGCGCCGGCGAGGGCGTCGCCGAAGAGGAAGGCTTCCGCACAAGCTGCCAGGGCGTCGCCAAGGAGGaaggccgccgcgccggccgcacCGGTGGCTGGGGCCAGGAGAACCTCGCCCAGGAACAAGAACTGA
- the LOC112890218 gene encoding uncharacterized protein LOC112890218 isoform X2, translated as MEMEGRGLSDLFRNTSEEIFLKAVMENSMGVAAAPSMEMLGFRNMSQSFREDSEELFNSWLMNGEIPGFGSVNNRPRQPSRLSSEAAGLPNQQHDIAQQNFLTDNLVPQNSAIPSVEYPNNNNQQLLKNAAEKGMQASDLLLAKAWFHSTQPMTRSRSSELRRRYAAMQTHVAPITTGFIEPANQFKQDFTNTTNSTPMSNTPVQTPKFVSPSSSSTSPLDNPNMVSQDTVTSVVSMLKDTLERKKLGSHANKDATVGNSFGFYDIQQFQQNILGGTDIFPLVTTSQVQDSPMLPKVDRPMETNNGNFAAPANQVWFGAASREPSHSGSSTAMTAHSAGFEVCDELPPMGQAMSVCESTRKNAANGTTDCRLKGKEYRERVLKDNVKDDRKKTALTRMGSISSEQAADNGDPTKKRRVERSRKMAEAKERSSTPVIPSDMQAVLKRCENLEKEVRSLKLNLSFMNRKDSEQTKQIEELQKQNEELTEEKERLLEEIERIV; from the exons ATGGAGATGGAGGGCAGGGGCCTGTCTGACTTGTTCAGGAACACCAGCGAGGAGATCTTCCTCAAGGCAGTGATGGAGAACTCTATGGGTGTGGCGGCAGCACCAAGTATGGAGATGTTGGGGTTCAGGAACATGTCGCAAAGTTTCAGAGAAGACAGCGAGGAGTTGTTCAACAGCTGGCTTATGAATGGAGAG ATCCCAGGATTTGGTTCAGTGAATAATCGTCCTCGGCAGCCATCTAG GTTGTCATCAGAAGCTGCAGGCCTTCCGAATCAACAGCATGACATTGCTCAACAAAATTTTCTCACTGACAACTTGGTTCCACAGAATTCAGCAATTCCTTCTGTTGAATATCCAAATAACAATAACCAGCAATTACTCAA GAATGCTGCCGAGAAAGGAATGCAGGCTAGTGACCTACTTCTTGCAAAG GCCTGGTTCCACAGCACTCAACCAATGACTAGAAGCCGTTCTTCAGAACTAAG GAGGAGATATGCTGCAATGCAAACTCATGTGGCACCAATAACTACAGGATTCATTGAACCAGCTAACCAATTCAAACAAGATTTTACAAACACAACAAACAGTACTCCGATGAGCAACACACCTGTTCAGACTCCAAAATTTGTATCTCCTTCAAGTTCATCAACATCCCCACTGGATAATCCAAATATGGTGTCACAAGATACTGTTACCTCAGTTGTGAGTATGCTCAAGGACACACTCGAGCGCAAGAAGCTTGGTAGCCATGCTAACAAAGACGCCACAGTAGGCAATTCTTTTGGATTCTATGACATTCAGCAGTTTCAACAAAACATTCTTGGAGGAACAGATATCTTTCCCCTAGTAACAACATCCCAAGTTCAGGATTCCCCGATGCTTCCAAAAGTCGATAGGCCCATGGAAACAAATAATGGTAACTTTGCTGCTCCTGCAAACCAGGTTTGGTTCGGCGCAGCATCTCGAGAGCCCTCGCACAGCGGATCGTCTACAGCTATGACTGCTCATTCAGCTGGATTTGAAGTGTGTGATGAGCTACCTCCTATGGGGCAAGCAATGTCTGTTTGTGAGAGCACTAGAAAAAATGCCGCAAATGGAACAACTGACTGCAGATTAAAAGGCAAAG AATACAGGGAGAGGGTCCTAAAGGATAATGTGAAAGATGACAGAAAG AAAACGGCATTAACTCGAATGGGATCCATTTCATCAGAACAAGCAG CTGATAATGGAGATCCTACGAAGAAGCGCAGAGTTGAGCGCTCACGCAA AATGGCAGAAGCAAAGGAAAGAAGTTCCACACCAGTAATACCATCCGACATGCAAGCCGTACTAAAGCGTTGCGAAAACCTAGAGAAGGAGGTCCGATCACTAAAGCTTAACCTATCTTTCATGAACAG GAAAGATTCAGAACAGACCAAACAGATCGAGGAGCTTCAGAAGCAAAATGAGGAGCTGACTGAGGAGAAGGAGCGGCTACTAGAAGAGATCGAAAGAATCGTCTGA
- the LOC112890218 gene encoding uncharacterized protein LOC112890218 isoform X1, which produces MEMEGRGLSDLFRNTSEEIFLKAVMENSMGVAAAPSMEMLGFRNMSQSFREDSEELFNSWLMNGEIPGFGSVNNRPRQPSRLSSEAAGLPNQQHDIAQQNFLTDNLVPQNSAIPSVEYPNNNNQQLLKNAAEKGMQASDLLLAKAWFHSTQPMTRSRSSELRRRYAAMQTHVAPITTGFIEPANQFKQDFTNTTNSTPMSNTPVQTPKFVSPSSSSTSPLDNPNMVSQDTVTSVVSMLKDTLERKKLGSHANKDATVGNSFGFYDIQQFQQNILGGTDIFPLVTTSQVQDSPMLPKVDRPMETNNGNFAAPANQVWFGAASREPSHSGSSTAMTAHSAGFEVCDELPPMGQAMSVCESTRKNAANGTTDCRLKGKEYRERVLKDNVKDDRKKTALTRMGSISSEQAAYAADNGDPTKKRRVERSRKMAEAKERSSTPVIPSDMQAVLKRCENLEKEVRSLKLNLSFMNRKDSEQTKQIEELQKQNEELTEEKERLLEEIERIV; this is translated from the exons ATGGAGATGGAGGGCAGGGGCCTGTCTGACTTGTTCAGGAACACCAGCGAGGAGATCTTCCTCAAGGCAGTGATGGAGAACTCTATGGGTGTGGCGGCAGCACCAAGTATGGAGATGTTGGGGTTCAGGAACATGTCGCAAAGTTTCAGAGAAGACAGCGAGGAGTTGTTCAACAGCTGGCTTATGAATGGAGAG ATCCCAGGATTTGGTTCAGTGAATAATCGTCCTCGGCAGCCATCTAG GTTGTCATCAGAAGCTGCAGGCCTTCCGAATCAACAGCATGACATTGCTCAACAAAATTTTCTCACTGACAACTTGGTTCCACAGAATTCAGCAATTCCTTCTGTTGAATATCCAAATAACAATAACCAGCAATTACTCAA GAATGCTGCCGAGAAAGGAATGCAGGCTAGTGACCTACTTCTTGCAAAG GCCTGGTTCCACAGCACTCAACCAATGACTAGAAGCCGTTCTTCAGAACTAAG GAGGAGATATGCTGCAATGCAAACTCATGTGGCACCAATAACTACAGGATTCATTGAACCAGCTAACCAATTCAAACAAGATTTTACAAACACAACAAACAGTACTCCGATGAGCAACACACCTGTTCAGACTCCAAAATTTGTATCTCCTTCAAGTTCATCAACATCCCCACTGGATAATCCAAATATGGTGTCACAAGATACTGTTACCTCAGTTGTGAGTATGCTCAAGGACACACTCGAGCGCAAGAAGCTTGGTAGCCATGCTAACAAAGACGCCACAGTAGGCAATTCTTTTGGATTCTATGACATTCAGCAGTTTCAACAAAACATTCTTGGAGGAACAGATATCTTTCCCCTAGTAACAACATCCCAAGTTCAGGATTCCCCGATGCTTCCAAAAGTCGATAGGCCCATGGAAACAAATAATGGTAACTTTGCTGCTCCTGCAAACCAGGTTTGGTTCGGCGCAGCATCTCGAGAGCCCTCGCACAGCGGATCGTCTACAGCTATGACTGCTCATTCAGCTGGATTTGAAGTGTGTGATGAGCTACCTCCTATGGGGCAAGCAATGTCTGTTTGTGAGAGCACTAGAAAAAATGCCGCAAATGGAACAACTGACTGCAGATTAAAAGGCAAAG AATACAGGGAGAGGGTCCTAAAGGATAATGTGAAAGATGACAGAAAG AAAACGGCATTAACTCGAATGGGATCCATTTCATCAGAACAAGCAG CTTATGCAGCTGATAATGGAGATCCTACGAAGAAGCGCAGAGTTGAGCGCTCACGCAA AATGGCAGAAGCAAAGGAAAGAAGTTCCACACCAGTAATACCATCCGACATGCAAGCCGTACTAAAGCGTTGCGAAAACCTAGAGAAGGAGGTCCGATCACTAAAGCTTAACCTATCTTTCATGAACAG GAAAGATTCAGAACAGACCAAACAGATCGAGGAGCTTCAGAAGCAAAATGAGGAGCTGACTGAGGAGAAGGAGCGGCTACTAGAAGAGATCGAAAGAATCGTCTGA
- the LOC112890842 gene encoding 60S ribosomal protein L13-2-like — protein sequence MVKHNNVIPNGRFKKHWQNYVKTWFNQPARKQRRRIARQKRAVKIFPRPTAGPLRPIVQCQTRKYNMKSRAGRGFTLEELKAAGIPKKLAPTVGISVDHRRKNRSLEGLQSNVQRLKTYKAKLVIFSRRARKVKAGDSTPEELATATQVQGEYMPITRGEKRSIEVVKVTDEMKESGAYRKLRLERMNKRHQGMRQKKAAEAEKEDKK from the exons ATGGTGAAGCACAATAACGTCATCCCCAACGGCCGCTTCAAGAAGCACTGGCAGAACTATGTCAAGACATGGTTCAACCAGCCTGCCCGCAAGCAGAGGCGCCGCATCG CTAGGCAAAAGAGGGCTGTAAAGATCTTCCCACGCCCCACTGCTGGACCTCTTCGCCCCATTGTTCAGTGCCAGACACGCAAGTACAACATGAAGTCTAGGGCTGGGAGGGGCTTCACTCTTGAAGAACTGaag GCAGCTGGTATTCCCAAGAAGCTTGCCCCAACCGTTGGCATTTCAGTGGATCACCGCCGCAAGAACCGCTCACTTGAGGGTCTGCAGTCCAATGTCCAGAGGCTGAAGACCTACAAGGCGAAGCTTGTGATCTTCTCAAGACGTGCACGCAAGGTCAAG GCTGGCGACTCCACCCCCGAGGAACTTGCCACAGCCACCCAGGTCCAGGGCGAGTACATGCCTATCACCCGTGGCGAGAAGCGCTCGATCGAAGTTGTCAAGGTGACGGATGAGATGAAGGAATCCGGGGCCTACAGGAAGCTCCGCTTGGAAAGGATGAACAAGCGTCACCAGGGTATGCGGCAGAAGAAGGCTGCTGAAGCCGAGAAGGAAGACAAGAAGTAA
- the LOC112891210 gene encoding superoxide dismutase [Fe] 1, chloroplastic-like, whose product MASTVLVGVGGGLSLCLVPASNCSSTSASFARYAGGDSQRLGRRLVLLRRGGAGGERTGRWNRAVFHCANEAHVVTEDDTVDGDATDDESETDLEAAANDTIDADGDTEDEPEDVVWIKKQPLPYPLDALEPYISKETVEQHWGVHQQMHVDRLNGMIGGSEWEGMSLGQMMLSSFNEGREQPHPTFFHAAQVWNHEFYWRSMKPGGGGKPPERLLKFINRDFGSYEHMLQQFMDAALTQFGSGWVWLSYKESKLPYVKSRSPIPSENYGRLVISKTPNAINPLVWGHSPLLAIDVWEHAYYLDYEDQRADYVAAVLEKLVSWEAVESRLTKAVQRVVERDGHLKKRILKKRQLAQANGQIRVKPRTPQEARRP is encoded by the exons ATGGCGTCCACCGTGCTGGTGGGAGTGGGCGGCGGCCTCTCTCTGTGTCTCGTCCCCGCCTCCAACTGCAGCTCCACCTCCGCATCCTTCGCCCGGTACGCCGGCGGCGACTCCCAACGGCTTGGCCGCCGCCTCGTCCTCCTACGGAGAGGAGGTGCAGGG GGAGAGAGGACAGGTAGATGGAACCGCGCAGTATTTCATTGTGCCAATGAGGCACATGTCGTGACTGAGGATGATACTGTGGATGGTGATGCTACTGATGATGAAAGTGAAACAGACCTTGAGGCTGCCGCTAATGACACTATTGATGCTGATGGTGATACCGAAGATGAACCTGAGGATGTTGTGTGGATAAAGAAGCAGCCACTACCTTATCCTTTG GATGCTCTGGAGCCATACATAAGCAAGGAGACGGTTGAGCAGCACTGGGGTGTTCACCAGCAGATGCATGTGGATAGGCTCAATGGCATGATCGGTGGCAGCGAGTGGGAAGGCATGTCACTGGGGCAGATGATGCTGTCCTCTTTCAACGAGGGCAGGGAGCAGCCTCATCCTACCTTCTTCCATGCTGCCCAG GTATGGAACCATGAGTTTTATTGGCGATCCATGAAACCTGGCGGTGGGGGCAAACCACCGGAACGGCTTCTGAAGTTTATTAACAGAGACTTTGGCTCCTATGAGCACATGCTCCAACAATTCATGGATGCTGCACTGACTCAGTTTGGTTCTGGATGGGTTTGGCTTTCTT ACAAAGAAAGCAAGTTGCCATATGTGAAATCAagaagtccaatcccatccgaGAATTATGGTAGGCTGGTCATCTCAAAGACTCCAAATGCCATCAACCCTCTTGTTTGGGGCCACTCT CCGCTCCTTGCCATTGATGTTTGGGAG CATGCATACTACCTGGATTACGAG GATCAAAGGGCTGATTATGTTGCTGCGGTTCTAGAGAAGCTTGTATCGTGGGAAGCGGTTGAGTCGAGGCTCACAAAAGCCGTACAACGGGTGGTAGAAAGAGATGGGCATCTCAAGAAAAGAATTCTAAAGAAACGACAATTAGCTCAGGCGAATGGCCAGATTAGAGTTAAGCCTCGCACTCCGCAAGAGGCAAGGAGACCATGA